TTTTTATCATCATATCAGGCTATATTTAGTAGAATTGCTTTAATTACATATTAAATCAGCCCGGCACTTACGGATAAAATTAATTTAAAGAGAGGCTAAAAAGTCTGATCAAGATAATTTATTTATTCAAAACAACATAATATATATTCATTTTGAGAACCGATTTCTTTTCACAGGTTTTCACCTTTCTCTTAAAGACATGCCAAATCTGGTAGCTGAACCGGATGATGATGCATTATGGGATTATTTGACAAGTGGATAAACTGAATTATAAAGATGGAGAAATCCATTTCAGTTGCTATTTGAGTAATCTATTATAGACCATACCCCTACCGATAAAACGGCCTTTAATGCATTCAATATTCTGCATATGTAATTCTCAACAACAATTTCATCAAATAATTTTAACATGTGTAATAGATCGGGGTTGGTATAGGGTTGGTATACCCCCGGGGTATACCAACCCTATACCAACCCCGATCTATTACTTATCACAAACATCTCTAGAACTTATCTATATCATTTCACCAGTTTGGTAATCTATAAACTGAAAAATTCGATATTGAAATTGTGAAGATGTATTGACTGTTAGATTTCCCTGTGAAAGGGATATTAATTCTGGATGAGTGAGATATTATAGATTAATACAGTCGGGTGAATGATCCATTTTTGACAAAATGGTACAAATATGGATGGTTAAGAAAATCGTAGCTAAAAGCTATTCTTTTAATTATTTTCTTTTATAACAATTATACATATCACAATTATATAGAATATGCTTATTCCAATTTTAACAGGGATGGTCAGATGTTCATTATAGGAAAATATAATTGTTAGCAGAAAAAACAATGAATAGCCTATTTTTAAAGCAAGAGGTCTGTTATAAGTCAATTTGTCAGCAATTAAGAAATTGTATATCTGATTATTCTTCTTCGGACATATCCTCTCCGAAGTGTATAATATTACCATTATTATCAAGTACACTGAACTGGCGCATTTCCCAGGGCATATCTTTCAAATCTCCGTTTGGATGTATAAGCTCTTTTTCTTTTAACTCGGCATATAGTTTATCAACCTCGGTCACGTTTACATAACATCCCGTTGATTTGGCAATTTCCGGATCTTGTGCAGGCCACAAATGAATATTTACCCCGTCTCTGCTGAATATTAAATATCCATCCCAGCTCGCATGGAAAGTGAATCCCAGTTTTTCAGTATAAAATTTAACAGTTTCTTCTTCATTCAATGAAGCTAGTATAGGTATAGCATATTTTAGCATTGTGATATCATTTAACAACTACAATTTGCAGTTAATTCAAATCAATTCCTAAAAAAAAGACTGATTCTCGCCTCTTCATTACAGGCTATTATGGTTCCAACCGGGTAAATCAGCCAAAAATCCTCTTTATTTCACTTTAAATAGCATTTTTTTCAATTCATACTGAGGCATTTAAACGATTACAGCAGATTAAGATTTGCAGAAATGGTGCTTTTTTGTACTTTTGTGACGGAGAGTTGTCAGAGTGGTCGATTGAGGCAGTCTTGAAAACTGTTGATCTGTCAAAGGATCCGCGGGTTCGAATCCCCCACTCTCCGCCAGGCAAAAATGCTACCCAAAAGGGGTGGCATTTTTTGTTTTTAACCGGCCTGAGCACTTCAGCTCAAAGGCCAGATTAAAAACAAAAAATGCCAGGAGTGCAGCGACAAGCATTTTTGGTTGAAGCCTCCCCCAAAAGGGATCAGCGAGAGTAACGAGCTAATCCCTCACTCTCCGTATAACGAGAATCATTTCTCATCAACGTAGGGCTGTTCGACAACGATCAGCCCTACCTGTTTTAAAAACAGCGAGTTACAATTCAATTTCGATTAAAAACCATGTATATTTTTGCTGCTTTTTGTAGAAATCTTTCTGCCTCAGAAACAAACAAACAATAAAATCTGCATTAAAATAGTTTTAAGTATAATAGTCATTAAATTAACAGCCTTTATTTATGACCGCTTTAATCATTATCGATGTACAGTATGATTTTTTACCAGGTGGCGCCTTAGCTGTTAACCATGGTGATGAAATCGTCCAAACCATTAACGAATTACAACCAAAATATGATCTGGTAGTGGCCACGCAAGACTGGCATCCTGAAGGCCATAAAAGTTTCTTTACTTCCCACCCAAATAAAACACCGTTTGAAGAAATATCGTTAAACGGATTAACTCAGGTGCTATGGCCCGAGCATTGCATACAGGGAACAAGGGGAGCCGAATTAGTTTCAGAGCTTTCAACGAATGCTATCGAGGCTATTTTTAGAAAAGGAATGGATAAAGAAATAGATAGTTACAGTGGCTTTTTTGATAATGCCAGAAAAAAATCTACCGGCATGGCCGACTATCTTAAAGGAAGAGGAGTTACCGAGGTAGCCGTTTGTGGATTGGCCACCGATTTCTGTGTATATTATACTGCCAATGATGCCTTAGACTTAGGTTTTAAATCAAGTATTATAGAATGCGCTTCCAAGCCGATAAATTCAGAAAGATCTGAACTTGTTAAAAAAGACTTTCAACTAATGGGAGGAACTGTTATTTAGCCACTTAACAGCATATTTCCCTAAAAGCTTTATTTATACAAATATTACTATGATCATGATATCAAGCATCTTTATACGTAAAATACTTTCACAAAAAAATCAATACACAAATCTTATAACGACATTATAAACAATAAAAATACATAATTAATAATTATTTGTTTAATTTAGTAATCAAAAAATAATTATATGAAAACTAAATTAAAAAACACTCTTTGTGCAGCTCTTACCTGTGTATCATTATTATCTTTCAGTAATAACTCCGCAAATGCAGCTATCCTAAAATCAGGAACTAACGATCCCTCCCCAGAAGAAATGAAGTTAATATTTAATATGATTGATAAAGATGGAAATGGTGCTATTACCTTGCGCGAATGGAACATCTCGGGCTTCACTGCATATGAAAAAGTATTTAATAATCTTGATGCCGATGGGTCTGGTGATCTGAATTTCAATGAATTTTTAGTTTTAGATTATTATTTATTACGTGATCTTAATGTTTAATGGCTGATAATCTGGCGCCATACGACATTGCTCATTCATTTAAGTAAATCAGATAAAAAACGTACTCTATTTTACTTATTCAAGGACATTAATTATAAGAGTATTAAGCATAAGAAAGCGGCAACGATCCTTGATCGTTGCCGCTTTCTTATGCTTAATCATGAGCAATAAACTCCTTACCTTTTCAGTTCAATCAAATTCTTCAACAATTCCGATTGTCTATCAATTGTTTTCTGCTGTTCAATAATATGAAGCGTAAGTTCTTCTATTTTCTCCATCATCCTCGCCTGCATCTCACTTACATTCACACCTTCTTTCATTAATTCTTTAGCTGAAGGTATTGATAATTTTACTGCACATATTTTTTTCAGAAACAGATCATGAAGAAAGAAGCAATTGTAAATAACAACTCCAGTTGTAAGACCAGAATATTAGCGATTAAGGATACAATGGGAATATTATCCGGTAAATGGAAGTTTCATATTCTCGGCACACTGATCCTTGAGAATAAATTACGGTTTATGGACTTATTGAGAGAAATTGATGGAATAGGTGCCAAAATGCTGTCTAAGGAACTTCAAGACATGGAAGTCAACCATCTGATAACCAGGACTATTTTAAATACAAAGCCCATAACAGTAGAATATGAAATCACTGAATATGGAAAAACATTAAGTCCGATTATAGATGAAATAGCTAAATGGGGTATAGCTTACA
This portion of the Pedobacter lusitanus genome encodes:
- the pncA gene encoding bifunctional nicotinamidase/pyrazinamidase, translating into MTALIIIDVQYDFLPGGALAVNHGDEIVQTINELQPKYDLVVATQDWHPEGHKSFFTSHPNKTPFEEISLNGLTQVLWPEHCIQGTRGAELVSELSTNAIEAIFRKGMDKEIDSYSGFFDNARKKSTGMADYLKGRGVTEVAVCGLATDFCVYYTANDALDLGFKSSIIECASKPINSERSELVKKDFQLMGGTVI
- a CDS encoding winged helix-turn-helix transcriptional regulator yields the protein MKKEAIVNNNSSCKTRILAIKDTMGILSGKWKFHILGTLILENKLRFMDLLREIDGIGAKMLSKELQDMEVNHLITRTILNTKPITVEYEITEYGKTLSPIIDEIAKWGIAYRDSISGK
- a CDS encoding bleomycin resistance protein; this encodes MLKYAIPILASLNEEETVKFYTEKLGFTFHASWDGYLIFSRDGVNIHLWPAQDPEIAKSTGCYVNVTEVDKLYAELKEKELIHPNGDLKDMPWEMRQFSVLDNNGNIIHFGEDMSEEE
- a CDS encoding EF-hand domain-containing protein, translated to MKTKLKNTLCAALTCVSLLSFSNNSANAAILKSGTNDPSPEEMKLIFNMIDKDGNGAITLREWNISGFTAYEKVFNNLDADGSGDLNFNEFLVLDYYLLRDLNV